From Haemorhous mexicanus isolate bHaeMex1 chromosome 1, bHaeMex1.pri, whole genome shotgun sequence, one genomic window encodes:
- the CCK gene encoding cholecystokinin yields the protein MSSGLCICVFLAVLSVSSLGQHPLGSHGGNAVPAELEQSLTEHQRHSRAPSSAGPLKSLQRLDVSGDQRANIGALLAKYLQQARKGSTGRFSVMGNRVQSIDPTHRINDRDYMGWMDFGRRSAEEYEYSS from the exons ATGTCCAGCGGGCTATGCATCTGCGTGTTCCTCGCCGTGCTCTCGGTGAGCTCCCTCGGACAGCACCCTCTGGGCTCGCACGGTGGGAATGCTGTGCCTGccgagctggagcagagcctgacagAACATCAGCGGCACTCCCGCGCTCCATCCTCCGCCGGGCCCCTGAAatccctgcagaggctggatgTCAGCGGTGACCAAAGAGCCAACATCGGCGCCTTGCTGGCCAAGTATCTCCAGCAAGCCAGAAAAG GTTCCACTGGAAGATTCTCAGTTATGGGAAACAGGGTACAGAGCATTGATCCTACTCACAGGATAAATGACAGAGACTACATGGGCTGGATGGATTTTGGACGCCGCAGTGCTGAAGAATATGAGTATTCTTCCTGA